The following proteins come from a genomic window of Mycolicibacterium rufum:
- a CDS encoding LLM class flavin-dependent oxidoreductase: protein MTRQLHLGGFQIASQVTHSHAAWRHPASDTRFTTPDYYHRIGRILERGRLDFVFFADLLAAPVRYGDDISEPLRRGTQATATLDPSIVAASIGAVTSKLGVAITKSATYFHPYELARIFASLDHITRGRVAWNIVTSLTQSEAQNFGHDDHLAHEYRYQRADEFVRTALELWSSWDPDALVLDKKSGVFADPARIRRVDHDGEYFRTRGPLNVPHSPQGRPVLIQAGSSATGKDFAARWAEAIFEIDPTPEGRRAYYDDIKSRASDVGRDPEKVLIFPAFIPFIGETESIAREKQAFHNELADPISGLITLSVHTDHDFSVYDLDAPIEDVTVGGTQGLFDTARRVADRDNLTLRDIGNWYAQGVLLPQFVGTASQVADQIEESFRAGEADGFMVSAAQTPGTFNDFVDAVVPELQRRGLFRTEYTGDTLRDHLGLGPVTFDAPQRLQSVS from the coding sequence ATGACCCGACAGCTGCACCTGGGCGGATTCCAAATCGCCTCCCAGGTCACCCACTCCCACGCCGCCTGGCGCCACCCCGCCAGCGACACCCGGTTCACCACGCCGGACTACTACCACCGGATCGGCCGGATCCTGGAGCGCGGCAGGCTCGACTTCGTGTTCTTCGCCGACCTGCTGGCCGCCCCGGTGCGCTACGGCGACGACATCAGCGAGCCGCTGCGGCGCGGAACGCAGGCGACCGCCACCCTGGATCCCTCGATCGTGGCGGCCAGCATCGGGGCCGTCACGTCCAAGCTGGGCGTCGCGATCACCAAGTCGGCCACCTACTTCCATCCCTACGAGCTGGCGCGGATCTTCGCCAGCCTGGACCACATCACCCGGGGCAGGGTGGCGTGGAACATCGTGACGTCGCTGACGCAGAGCGAGGCGCAGAACTTCGGGCACGACGACCATCTGGCCCACGAGTACCGCTATCAGCGCGCCGACGAGTTCGTCCGCACCGCCCTGGAGTTGTGGTCGAGCTGGGATCCGGACGCCCTGGTGCTGGACAAGAAGTCGGGGGTGTTCGCCGACCCGGCGCGCATCCGTCGCGTCGACCACGACGGCGAGTACTTCCGCACCCGCGGGCCGCTCAATGTCCCACACTCGCCGCAGGGCCGACCGGTGTTGATCCAGGCCGGCTCGTCGGCGACCGGGAAGGACTTCGCGGCCCGCTGGGCGGAGGCGATCTTCGAGATCGACCCCACGCCCGAGGGTCGGCGCGCCTACTACGACGACATCAAGTCCCGCGCCTCCGACGTCGGCCGCGACCCGGAGAAGGTGCTGATCTTCCCGGCGTTCATCCCGTTCATCGGGGAGACCGAGTCGATCGCCCGGGAGAAGCAGGCGTTCCACAACGAACTGGCCGACCCGATTTCCGGGCTGATCACGCTGTCGGTGCACACCGACCACGACTTCTCGGTGTATGACCTCGACGCCCCGATCGAGGACGTCACCGTCGGCGGCACCCAGGGCCTGTTCGACACCGCCCGGCGAGTCGCCGACCGGGACAACCTGACGCTGCGCGACATCGGCAACTGGTACGCCCAGGGCGTGCTGCTCCCCCAGTTCGTCGGAACGGCCAGCCAGGTCGCCGATCAGATCGAGGAGTCGTTCCGGGCGGGCGAGGCCGACGGGTTCATGGTGTCGGCGGCTCAGACACCGGGCACCTTCAACGATTTCGTCGACGCCGTGGTCCCGGAGCTGCAGCGGCGCGGGCTGTTCCGCACCGAGTACACCGGTGACACGCTGCGCGATCACCTCGGTCTGGGACCGGTGACGTTCGACGCGCCACAGCGTCTGCAGTCAGTGAGCTGA